From Acidobacteriota bacterium, a single genomic window includes:
- a CDS encoding M23 family metallopeptidase, producing MIRAAALAAALAAGFGAGAASGGAGLSIEVRARAIAPGEPLRVIVASPVPLEDLRGHFLGRPLSFVASPGGRARWWSWALVPLDADPGPAVIEVSGRTEAGRPVAGARAVDVVARDFPREEIRVAPRYVEPPAGVRERLQRERSRLQRIYARRTAPPGPLGPFVAPVPGEPTSVFGTRRFFNGKPRDPHPGLDLKAARGTPVRASGPGVVALAGDLYYSGNTVIIDHGAGLFTIYAHLDRIEVREGEAVRAGQRIGASGATGRVTGPHLHWGAKIGTEPFDPRALLDPVLF from the coding sequence GTGATCCGGGCGGCGGCGCTCGCGGCGGCGCTCGCCGCCGGCTTCGGTGCGGGGGCGGCCTCGGGGGGAGCGGGCCTGTCGATCGAGGTCAGGGCGCGAGCGATCGCTCCCGGCGAGCCGCTCCGGGTGATCGTCGCGTCGCCGGTACCGCTCGAGGATCTTCGGGGCCATTTCTTGGGCCGCCCGCTGAGCTTCGTGGCGTCGCCGGGCGGGCGGGCGCGCTGGTGGTCCTGGGCCCTCGTGCCGCTCGACGCGGACCCGGGACCGGCGGTGATCGAGGTTTCCGGGCGGACCGAGGCGGGGCGGCCCGTGGCCGGCGCCCGCGCCGTCGATGTGGTTGCGCGGGACTTTCCGCGGGAGGAGATCCGGGTCGCTCCGCGCTACGTCGAGCCGCCGGCGGGCGTTCGCGAGCGCCTCCAGCGCGAGCGCTCCCGGCTGCAGCGGATCTACGCTCGCCGCACCGCGCCGCCCGGCCCTTTGGGCCCCTTCGTGGCACCCGTCCCCGGGGAGCCGACCTCGGTGTTCGGGACGCGCAGGTTCTTCAACGGCAAGCCACGCGATCCCCATCCCGGGCTCGACCTGAAAGCGGCGCGCGGGACCCCGGTGCGCGCCTCGGGCCCCGGCGTCGTGGCGCTCGCCGGAGATCTCTACTACTCGGGCAACACCGTGATCATCGACCACGGGGCCGGTCTGTTCACGATCTACGCCCATCTCGACCGGATCGAGGTGCGGGAGGGGGAGGCGGTCCGCGCCGGCCAGCGGATCGGCGCATCGGGCGCCACGGGCCGCGTGACCGGCCCTCACCTGCACTGGGGCGCGAAGATCGGAACCGAACCGTTCGACCCGCGGGCCCTGCTCGATCCCGTGCTGTTCTGA
- a CDS encoding amidohydrolase: protein MNADELAGRLVALRRALHRRPELSGKEERTAAVVASELRRIGLPVSAPVGGHGVVAEVPGAGRGGAILLRADLDALPIAEETGLPFASEHPGVMHACGHDGHAAMLVGAAELLAAGDPPPRTVRLLWQPAEERGGGARALIEAGVLEGAAAIFGGHIDPRFDTGVIAVTDGAVNASSDRFTIRVSGRGGHGARPQEARDALLAAAHLVVAIQSIVAREIAPGRPAVVTVGRMEAGTAANVVAGDAVLSGTVRALDREVREAIKTALGRVTERIAAAHRCRGALEFAGGTPPVVNDPRLAALAREAVRRICGEAGLAAMSEPNLGAEDFGCYLEKIPGCYVRFGARRAGAEVHPPHTSRFDFDEAVLPIGAAYYAEVARLAGERLDEEGIR from the coding sequence ATGAACGCCGACGAACTCGCCGGCCGCCTCGTCGCGCTCCGCCGCGCGCTGCACCGGCGGCCGGAGCTTTCCGGGAAAGAGGAGAGGACGGCCGCGGTGGTGGCCTCGGAGCTGCGCCGGATCGGCCTGCCCGTCTCCGCACCCGTCGGCGGTCACGGGGTGGTGGCGGAGGTCCCCGGAGCGGGTCGGGGGGGCGCGATCCTCCTCAGGGCCGATCTGGACGCACTGCCGATCGCGGAAGAGACGGGCCTGCCGTTCGCTTCCGAGCATCCGGGAGTCATGCACGCGTGCGGCCACGACGGGCACGCGGCGATGCTCGTCGGAGCGGCCGAGCTGCTCGCGGCAGGCGATCCTCCACCTCGCACCGTCCGGCTGCTCTGGCAGCCGGCGGAGGAGCGGGGCGGAGGAGCCCGAGCCCTCATCGAGGCGGGCGTTTTGGAAGGCGCCGCGGCGATCTTCGGCGGGCATATCGATCCGCGTTTCGATACCGGCGTCATCGCGGTGACCGACGGGGCGGTGAACGCCTCTTCGGACCGGTTCACCATTCGCGTGTCGGGCCGCGGAGGCCACGGCGCGCGCCCGCAGGAGGCAAGAGACGCCCTCCTCGCCGCTGCCCATCTCGTCGTGGCGATTCAGTCGATCGTGGCGCGCGAGATCGCGCCGGGACGCCCGGCGGTGGTGACCGTGGGGAGAATGGAAGCCGGGACGGCGGCGAACGTCGTCGCCGGCGACGCGGTCCTGAGCGGCACCGTTCGAGCACTCGATCGAGAGGTCCGCGAGGCGATCAAGACGGCGCTCGGGCGCGTCACGGAGCGAATCGCCGCCGCGCATCGGTGCCGGGGCGCGCTGGAGTTCGCCGGCGGGACGCCGCCGGTGGTCAACGACCCGCGGCTTGCGGCGCTGGCCCGCGAAGCGGTCCGCCGGATCTGCGGGGAGGCCGGTCTCGCTGCGATGAGCGAACCGAATCTGGGCGCGGAAGACTTCGGCTGCTACCTCGAGAAGATCCCCGGCTGTTACGTCCGCTTCGGGGCGCGGCGCGCCGGCGCGGAGGTCCATCCTCCCCACACGAGCCGGTTCGACTTCGACGAGGCCGTTCTTCCGATCGGCGCGGCCTACTACGCGGAGGTGGCGAGGCTCGCCGGAGAACGGCTCGACGAGGAGGGGATCCGGTGA
- a CDS encoding SDR family oxidoreductase has product MSGRAPRRRSVALVTGASTGIGYELTRLLAADGHDLILVARSRDRLAAVAREMTAAHGVGAEALARDLSRQEDVRSLVQELGGAEVDVLVNNAGFGSFGPFANTDLETLLAMIQLNVSAVTHLTRALLPGMLQRRRGRILNVASTAAFQPGPLMAVYYATKAFVLHLSEALAEELRGGPVTVTALCPGPTESEFARRAGMEESRLFRRWGVMDAATVARAGYRAMMRGKRLVVPGWTNRFLACAVRFVPRRLVPGIVRRIQEP; this is encoded by the coding sequence ATGAGCGGCCGAGCGCCTCGGCGGCGGTCGGTGGCGCTCGTGACCGGGGCGTCGACCGGCATCGGCTACGAGCTGACGCGGCTGCTCGCCGCCGACGGGCACGATCTGATTCTGGTGGCCCGCAGCCGGGATCGGCTGGCGGCGGTGGCGCGGGAGATGACCGCGGCCCACGGCGTCGGGGCGGAGGCGCTCGCCCGCGACCTTTCGCGGCAGGAAGACGTGCGGTCGCTCGTGCAGGAGCTCGGCGGAGCCGAGGTCGACGTCCTCGTCAACAACGCCGGATTCGGCAGCTTCGGCCCCTTCGCCAACACCGACCTCGAGACGCTGCTCGCCATGATCCAGCTCAACGTGAGCGCGGTCACGCACCTCACGCGGGCCCTGCTGCCTGGGATGCTGCAGCGCCGGAGAGGGCGCATCCTCAACGTGGCTTCGACCGCCGCCTTCCAGCCGGGGCCGCTCATGGCCGTCTACTACGCGACGAAGGCGTTCGTCCTCCACCTCTCCGAAGCCCTCGCCGAGGAGTTGCGCGGCGGTCCCGTCACGGTGACCGCGCTTTGCCCCGGACCGACGGAGAGCGAATTCGCCCGCCGTGCGGGGATGGAAGAGTCGCGGCTGTTCCGGCGCTGGGGCGTGATGGACGCCGCCACCGTGGCGCGGGCCGGATACCGGGCCATGATGCGGGGAAAGCGGCTGGTCGTGCCCGGGTGGACGAATCGCTTCCTCGCCTGCGCGGTGCGCTTCGTCCCCAGGCGTCTGGTGCCCGGCATCGTCCGCCGGATCCAGGAACCCTGA
- the pdxA gene encoding 4-hydroxythreonine-4-phosphate dehydrogenase PdxA: MRSGGAENETPGPTDKPLLAVTTGDPCGIGPEVVLKAVSDERAATAARLLVLGDEQHLRRTARELKLKWPFAAVSPEPPGGRRWERPQLLDLAHVHQGLVPGQISVHSGRAAAVAVERAVQLAMDGLADAVVTAPLQKEALALAGYTDPGHTELLARLTGAKQVGMMFWSEQFSVGLLSTHLSLRDALKKVRTGLVYRKLRLFDREWRRFLGSAPRIGVAALNPHGSEGGRFGVEEAKYLAPAVEKARAQGVKVDGPFPADSIFVRARRGEFDLVLALYHDQATIPIKLLYAGKAVNVTVGLPFVRTSVDHGTAMDIAGRGVASEEGMVQAILAAVRFVKGAAAGRAAP, encoded by the coding sequence ATGAGGAGCGGCGGCGCCGAGAACGAGACTCCGGGGCCGACCGACAAGCCGCTGCTTGCCGTCACCACGGGTGACCCCTGCGGGATCGGCCCGGAGGTCGTTCTCAAGGCAGTCTCGGACGAACGCGCCGCCACCGCGGCGCGGCTGCTCGTTCTCGGCGACGAGCAGCACCTCCGGCGCACGGCGCGGGAGCTGAAGCTGAAGTGGCCATTCGCGGCGGTCTCTCCGGAGCCGCCCGGCGGCCGGAGGTGGGAACGCCCGCAGCTGCTCGACCTGGCGCACGTTCACCAGGGCCTCGTCCCCGGACAGATCTCCGTCCACTCGGGGCGGGCCGCGGCGGTCGCGGTGGAGCGTGCGGTGCAGCTCGCGATGGACGGGTTGGCGGACGCCGTCGTCACCGCGCCGCTGCAGAAGGAGGCGCTCGCGCTCGCCGGCTACACCGACCCCGGGCACACCGAGCTGCTCGCCCGGCTCACCGGGGCCAAGCAGGTCGGCATGATGTTCTGGAGCGAGCAGTTTTCCGTGGGGCTGCTCAGCACGCACCTGTCCCTCCGCGACGCGCTCAAGAAGGTGCGGACCGGGCTCGTCTACCGGAAGCTGCGACTGTTCGATCGCGAGTGGCGCCGGTTCTTGGGGAGCGCTCCTCGGATCGGCGTGGCGGCGCTCAATCCGCACGGTAGCGAGGGCGGACGGTTCGGGGTGGAGGAGGCGAAGTACCTGGCGCCTGCCGTCGAGAAGGCCCGCGCGCAGGGTGTCAAGGTGGACGGCCCGTTCCCCGCCGACAGCATCTTCGTCAGGGCCCGGCGCGGCGAGTTCGACCTCGTTCTCGCGCTCTACCACGACCAGGCGACCATCCCGATCAAGCTCCTGTACGCGGGCAAAGCTGTCAATGTGACCGTCGGTCTCCCGTTCGTCCGGACGTCGGTGGATCACGGGACGGCGATGGACATCGCCGGCCGCGGCGTGGCCTCGGAGGAGGGCATGGTCCAGGCGATCCTCGCGGCGGTCCGCTTCGTGAAGGGAGCCGCTGCGGGAAGAGCGGCTCCATGA
- the mfd gene encoding transcription-repair coupling factor, with translation MWIAELLGHDVVRRLARAAGGGPRVHAASLSRTARLLALVEAVRSRRGPTLLVAADDAGARSLTRALEGLLDPVRGDPAPVRLPALEADPYRGIPSHPAVAAQRVAALDALAWGASVVIVVPVAAFLTPVPGREEIRKWGGQIARGGRVDLPRLAREVVEAGYRVADVVVAPGDFARRGGLFDIWPPQEEAPVRVELLGDIVESLRRFDPATQRTTGRIDRVRWLPAREAPIAPDQAERLLDRLVGRAREVLAEAPATREGLPRLVDQLLAGVEGAPALYREDLVPLHRLAEEALLAVWEPEETLARLRSTWEDLEAAHRESAEGGDAVPPPRRLFVPPEAVASRLETAQVTIGELPCPASGREPLDLRARPPVRFEGRLDALEEELRRRTGEGRPVILAARNRGRRMRLQEILEGAGLAAREVDREGPWSPEPGELLLADLRLDEGVEFAGGATLLAEPDLFGADPPAPPPRRRRGGGAFVSDLRDLKPGDRVVHVDHGVGRYAGLERHPGSGEEMLVLEYAGGDRLYVPVSRLDLIQKYSGGDHALVPLDRLGGTGWERRRRHVRRAVQEMAKDLLDLYARRMTVRARPFRGGTRWQEEFEQAFPHELTPDQRAAWEEIRRDLASERAMDRLLCGDVGYGKTEVALRAAFQVVQEGYQVAVLVPTTVLAVQHLATFRARMAAWPVRIEALSRLTSTAEARRIIADTAEGRVDILIGTHRLLSGDVRFKRLGLLIVDEEQRFGVRQKEKIKRLSLGVHVLAMSATPIPRTLQMSLAGVRDLSVIETPPRNRHAIQTLVSPWSPTLAAAAIRNELRRGGQVFFVHPRVEGIERVASRLEELVPEAVIRCAHGRMGERELERTMLSFVRGETQVLVATTIIENGLDIPRANTILIDQAHRFGLAQLYQMRGRVGRSDRRAYAYLFVPARRELTPEARRRLAALVEFTELGAGFRIAALDLEIRGAGELLGARQSGHIAAVGFEMYVQMLEAEVRRLKGEPQPPAPEPVTVNLGVPAYLPEDYIPDSGQRLAVYKRLSVAESEREIEELRKEVEDRFGRCPQPVIDLFRVAQLRLEAARQGAVSIDWSRDGVAVRFGSRPRIDTRRLVQLLQRDRSLGITPGGAVTFRPPAQAPDRLEAARMALEKLAS, from the coding sequence ATGTGGATCGCGGAACTGCTGGGACACGACGTTGTGCGGCGGCTCGCCCGCGCGGCGGGCGGCGGTCCGCGCGTGCACGCAGCGAGCCTGTCGCGGACCGCCCGTCTGCTCGCGCTCGTGGAGGCCGTCCGCTCCCGGCGCGGCCCCACGCTTCTGGTGGCGGCGGACGATGCGGGTGCCAGGAGTTTGACCCGAGCCCTCGAGGGGCTGCTCGATCCGGTCCGAGGCGATCCGGCACCGGTGCGGCTGCCCGCCTTGGAGGCCGACCCCTACCGCGGGATCCCGAGCCACCCCGCGGTCGCCGCCCAGCGTGTCGCCGCGCTCGACGCCCTCGCCTGGGGGGCGTCCGTGGTCATCGTGGTCCCGGTCGCCGCGTTCCTCACCCCGGTACCGGGAAGGGAAGAGATAAGAAAGTGGGGCGGCCAGATCGCCCGGGGAGGGCGGGTCGATCTTCCCCGGCTGGCTCGGGAGGTGGTCGAAGCCGGCTACCGGGTCGCCGACGTCGTCGTGGCGCCGGGCGACTTCGCCCGTCGCGGCGGTCTGTTCGACATCTGGCCGCCGCAGGAGGAAGCGCCGGTCCGCGTCGAGCTCCTCGGAGACATCGTCGAGTCCCTCCGCCGGTTCGATCCGGCGACCCAGCGCACGACGGGGCGCATCGACCGGGTGCGGTGGCTCCCCGCGCGCGAGGCACCGATCGCGCCCGACCAGGCCGAGCGGTTGCTGGACCGCCTCGTGGGGCGCGCGCGGGAGGTCCTCGCGGAGGCTCCCGCGACGCGGGAAGGGCTTCCCCGGCTCGTCGACCAGCTCCTCGCCGGGGTGGAGGGAGCCCCTGCGCTCTACCGGGAGGACCTCGTTCCGCTGCACCGGCTGGCGGAGGAGGCGCTGCTTGCGGTGTGGGAGCCGGAGGAGACGCTCGCCCGACTCCGCTCCACCTGGGAGGATCTCGAGGCAGCCCATCGGGAATCGGCCGAGGGAGGTGACGCGGTCCCGCCACCGCGGCGGTTGTTCGTCCCGCCGGAGGCGGTCGCCTCCCGACTGGAAACCGCCCAGGTGACGATCGGGGAGCTGCCGTGTCCGGCCAGCGGGCGCGAGCCGCTCGACCTGCGCGCCCGGCCTCCCGTCCGCTTCGAGGGGCGGCTCGACGCCCTCGAGGAGGAGCTGAGGCGCCGGACCGGCGAGGGCAGGCCCGTGATCCTGGCCGCGCGGAACCGGGGACGCCGAATGCGTCTCCAGGAGATCCTCGAAGGAGCCGGCCTGGCCGCCAGGGAGGTCGACCGGGAGGGACCGTGGTCCCCCGAGCCGGGTGAGCTGCTCCTCGCCGACCTCCGGCTCGACGAGGGGGTGGAGTTCGCCGGAGGGGCCACCCTCCTCGCGGAACCGGACCTGTTCGGCGCCGATCCGCCCGCTCCTCCCCCCCGACGCCGGCGCGGCGGCGGAGCGTTCGTCTCCGACCTTCGCGACCTCAAGCCCGGCGACCGTGTGGTGCACGTGGACCACGGGGTCGGCCGGTACGCCGGTCTGGAGCGCCACCCGGGTTCCGGCGAGGAGATGCTCGTCCTCGAGTACGCCGGCGGCGATCGGCTCTACGTCCCGGTCTCGCGGCTCGACCTGATCCAGAAGTACAGCGGAGGAGACCACGCGCTGGTTCCGCTCGATCGCCTGGGTGGGACCGGTTGGGAGCGCCGCCGGCGCCACGTCCGGCGCGCGGTCCAGGAGATGGCCAAGGATCTGCTCGACCTGTACGCGCGCCGGATGACCGTCCGCGCCCGCCCGTTCCGGGGCGGCACCCGGTGGCAGGAAGAGTTCGAGCAGGCCTTCCCGCACGAGCTGACCCCCGACCAGCGCGCGGCCTGGGAGGAAATCCGGCGCGACCTCGCCTCGGAGAGGGCGATGGACCGGCTCTTGTGCGGCGATGTCGGCTACGGGAAGACCGAGGTCGCCCTCAGAGCGGCGTTCCAGGTCGTTCAGGAGGGGTACCAGGTGGCGGTGCTCGTGCCGACGACCGTGCTGGCCGTCCAGCACCTGGCCACTTTCCGCGCCCGCATGGCGGCGTGGCCGGTCAGGATCGAGGCGCTGTCGCGGCTCACGTCCACCGCCGAGGCGCGCCGCATCATCGCGGACACGGCGGAAGGGCGCGTCGACATCCTGATCGGCACGCACCGGCTGCTGAGCGGCGACGTGCGGTTCAAGCGCCTGGGGCTGCTCATCGTCGACGAGGAGCAGCGTTTCGGCGTCCGCCAGAAGGAGAAGATCAAGAGGCTGTCCTTGGGGGTCCACGTCCTCGCGATGAGCGCGACCCCGATCCCCCGCACCCTCCAGATGTCTCTCGCCGGTGTCCGCGACCTCTCGGTGATCGAAACGCCGCCCCGAAACCGCCACGCCATCCAGACGCTCGTATCTCCCTGGTCGCCGACGCTCGCCGCGGCAGCGATCCGGAACGAACTGCGACGCGGAGGGCAGGTCTTCTTCGTTCACCCGCGCGTCGAGGGGATCGAGCGGGTCGCCTCCCGCCTCGAGGAGCTGGTCCCCGAGGCGGTGATCCGCTGTGCGCACGGCCGAATGGGAGAAAGGGAACTGGAGCGGACGATGCTCTCCTTCGTCCGCGGAGAGACTCAGGTTCTCGTGGCCACGACGATCATCGAGAACGGTCTCGATATCCCGCGCGCCAACACGATCCTGATCGATCAGGCCCACCGGTTCGGTCTGGCCCAGCTCTACCAGATGCGCGGCCGCGTCGGCCGATCGGATCGGCGCGCGTACGCCTACCTGTTCGTCCCGGCTCGCCGGGAGCTGACCCCCGAGGCGAGGCGCCGGCTGGCCGCCCTCGTGGAGTTCACCGAGCTCGGAGCCGGATTCCGCATCGCGGCGCTCGACCTCGAGATTCGGGGAGCGGGCGAGCTGCTGGGAGCCCGCCAGTCGGGGCACATCGCCGCCGTCGGCTTCGAGATGTACGTGCAGATGCTCGAGGCGGAGGTGCGGCGCCTGAAAGGCGAGCCCCAGCCGCCCGCACCGGAACCGGTGACCGTGAACCTCGGCGTTCCGGCGTACCTGCCGGAGGACTACATCCCGGATTCCGGACAGAGGCTGGCGGTCTACAAGCGGCTCTCGGTGGCGGAGAGCGAACGGGAGATCGAGGAGCTCCGGAAAGAAGTCGAGGACCGGTTCGGCCGCTGCCCGCAGCCCGTGATCGATCTGTTCCGCGTGGCGCAGCTTCGGCTCGAGGCCGCGAGACAGGGGGCGGTGTCGATCGACTGGAGCCGCGACGGGGTCGCGGTCCGCTTCGGCTCGAGACCGCGCATCGACACGAGACGCCTCGTGCAGCTGCTCCAGCGCGACCGGAGCCTGGGTATCACGCCCGGGGGCGCGGTCACCTTCCGCCCGCCCGCGCAGGCCCCGGACAGGCTGGAGGCGGCGCGAATGGCGCTCGAAAAGCTGGCGAGCTGA
- a CDS encoding GNAT family N-acetyltransferase codes for MRRALREVLEAVQRTRAWRAAGRPVRRRVRIVRALDDPAGRWRAVFGDLERDPARTGSLAHAYVAVAGPVALGGVIVAPFEQGLFASALRVRPFARGWGIGCRLARHAGDLGMHRGCSVWLVVAEDNRAALAVWRAAGFRPVPPPSPVDRSGHVTFRFSPQAAAR; via the coding sequence ATGCGGCGGGCGCTTCGAGAGGTCCTGGAAGCGGTCCAGCGGACGCGGGCCTGGCGCGCCGCCGGCCGCCCCGTGCGGCGCCGGGTGCGGATCGTCCGTGCCTTGGACGATCCGGCGGGGCGCTGGCGCGCCGTCTTCGGCGACCTCGAGAGGGACCCGGCTCGCACGGGATCGCTGGCGCACGCCTACGTGGCGGTCGCCGGCCCGGTGGCCCTGGGTGGCGTCATCGTCGCGCCCTTCGAGCAAGGGCTGTTCGCCAGCGCCCTTCGGGTCCGCCCGTTCGCCAGGGGATGGGGGATCGGCTGCCGGCTCGCCCGCCACGCCGGAGACCTCGGGATGCACCGGGGTTGCTCCGTGTGGCTCGTCGTCGCCGAGGACAACCGGGCCGCGCTCGCGGTCTGGCGTGCGGCGGGGTTCCGCCCGGTACCGCCGCCGTCACCGGTGGACCGTTCGGGGCACGTCACCTTCCGCTTCTCGCCCCAGGCTGCTGCGCGGTAG
- a CDS encoding D-glycero-beta-D-manno-heptose 1-phosphate adenylyltransferase has protein sequence MDGGRGPRGWGMEPEIPVPLERAREWRARLAEQGRRVALTNGCFDLLHSGHVRLLTAARSAADALVVAVNDDASVARLKGPGRPLVPLAERAELLAALEPVDLVVAFGEDDPLAVILALRPDVLVKGADWPESRIVGAREVRGWGGSVLRVPLEPGVSTSALVHRIRVRLGDRDDGSP, from the coding sequence ATGGACGGAGGGCGCGGCCCGCGGGGTTGGGGAATGGAACCGGAGATTCCGGTTCCGCTCGAGCGGGCCCGGGAGTGGCGCGCGCGTCTGGCCGAGCAGGGGCGGCGCGTCGCCCTGACGAACGGCTGCTTCGACCTGCTCCACAGCGGTCACGTTCGCCTTCTCACCGCCGCCCGCTCCGCCGCCGACGCGCTCGTCGTCGCGGTCAACGACGATGCCTCGGTGGCGCGGCTCAAGGGCCCCGGGCGCCCGCTGGTGCCGCTCGCAGAGCGCGCCGAGCTTCTCGCCGCCCTGGAGCCGGTCGACCTCGTCGTCGCCTTCGGCGAGGACGACCCGCTCGCCGTGATCCTCGCCCTCCGGCCCGACGTCCTGGTGAAAGGCGCCGACTGGCCGGAGTCCCGCATCGTCGGCGCGCGGGAGGTGCGCGGATGGGGAGGCAGCGTCCTCCGGGTCCCCCTCGAACCCGGCGTGTCCACCTCGGCGCTCGTTCACCGGATCCGCGTTCGCTTGGGAGATCGGGACGATGGCTCGCCTTGA
- a CDS encoding F0F1 ATP synthase subunit epsilon: MRRAGSGGRDFEESAVIPEKLKLEIVTPERRVLSREVDEVILQGEEGSFGVLPGHAPLLAGLAPGVAIARGDGRTEVMAISSGFAEILPDRVTVLAETCELAHEIDAERARSKVSHYERMLREPHPETDPEIVRFRLSKHLARISATQITS; the protein is encoded by the coding sequence CTGAGGCGTGCCGGATCGGGCGGCCGGGACTTCGAGGAGAGCGCGGTGATTCCCGAGAAGCTCAAACTGGAGATCGTCACCCCGGAGCGAAGGGTCCTCTCCCGGGAGGTCGACGAAGTCATTCTCCAGGGCGAGGAGGGATCCTTCGGCGTCTTGCCCGGACACGCTCCCCTGCTCGCCGGCCTGGCGCCGGGTGTGGCGATCGCGCGCGGGGACGGCCGGACGGAGGTGATGGCGATCAGCTCCGGGTTCGCCGAGATCCTGCCCGACCGCGTGACCGTGCTGGCCGAGACCTGCGAGCTGGCCCACGAGATCGACGCCGAGAGGGCTCGCAGCAAGGTCAGCCACTATGAGAGAATGCTCCGAGAGCCCCATCCGGAGACCGACCCGGAGATCGTGAGGTTCCGCCTCAGCAAACACCTGGCGAGGATCTCCGCGACCCAGATCACCTCCTGA
- the atpD gene encoding F0F1 ATP synthase subunit beta: MAKVGKVIQVIGPVVDLQFPEGHQPEIYTAIKVDDEGKESGIPVHVTLEVQQHLGEGRVRCVALNPTDGMVRGMEAVDTGAPITVPVGRPTLGRVLNVLGEPVDEMGPVEGAERWPIHRHPPSFEEQSTTIEMFETGIKVIDLLEPYMKGGKTGLFGGAGVGKTVLIMELIHNVAMKHGGFSVFSGVGERTREGNDLWLEMQEGGVIVAGDPERSKAALIYGQMTEPPGARLRVGLTGLTVAEYFRDHEGQDVLLFIDNIFRFTQAGSEVSALLGRMPSAVGYQPTLATEMGELQERITSTKRGSITSVQAIYVPADDYTDPAPATTFAHLDASTTLSRQIAELGIYPAVDPLTSTSRILDPRIVGEEHYNTAREVQRVLQRYKELQDIIAILGMDELSEEDKLTVSRARKLQRFLSQPFFVAEQFTGLEGRYVELADTIRGFREIVEGKHDDLPEQAFLYVGTIDEAVEKAKKIRESQAA, translated from the coding sequence ATGGCGAAGGTCGGGAAAGTGATCCAGGTGATCGGCCCGGTGGTGGACCTCCAGTTCCCCGAGGGGCACCAGCCCGAGATCTACACGGCCATCAAGGTCGACGACGAGGGCAAGGAGTCGGGGATCCCGGTCCACGTGACGCTGGAGGTCCAGCAGCATCTCGGCGAAGGCCGTGTGCGCTGCGTCGCGCTGAACCCGACGGACGGGATGGTGCGCGGAATGGAGGCCGTCGACACCGGGGCGCCGATCACGGTCCCCGTGGGGCGCCCCACGCTGGGACGCGTGCTCAACGTGCTCGGCGAGCCGGTGGACGAGATGGGACCCGTCGAGGGCGCCGAGCGCTGGCCGATCCACCGGCATCCCCCGTCGTTCGAAGAGCAGTCGACGACGATCGAAATGTTCGAGACCGGGATCAAGGTGATCGACCTGCTGGAGCCCTACATGAAGGGCGGCAAGACGGGTCTGTTCGGAGGCGCCGGCGTCGGGAAGACCGTCCTCATCATGGAGCTGATCCACAACGTCGCCATGAAGCACGGCGGATTCTCCGTCTTCAGCGGCGTCGGCGAGCGGACGCGCGAAGGGAACGATCTCTGGCTCGAGATGCAGGAGGGCGGGGTCATCGTGGCCGGAGACCCCGAGCGATCGAAGGCCGCGCTGATCTACGGCCAGATGACCGAGCCGCCGGGGGCGCGGCTCCGGGTCGGGTTGACCGGTCTCACCGTGGCGGAGTACTTCCGGGACCACGAGGGACAGGACGTTCTCCTGTTCATCGACAACATCTTCCGATTCACCCAGGCGGGATCGGAGGTGTCCGCGCTGCTCGGACGGATGCCCTCGGCAGTGGGCTATCAGCCCACCCTCGCCACCGAGATGGGCGAGCTGCAGGAGCGGATCACATCCACCAAGCGGGGATCGATCACCTCGGTCCAGGCGATCTACGTTCCCGCCGACGACTACACCGATCCGGCTCCCGCCACGACCTTCGCTCACCTGGACGCCTCGACCACGCTGAGCCGGCAGATCGCCGAGCTCGGAATCTACCCCGCGGTCGATCCACTGACCTCCACCAGCAGGATCCTCGACCCGCGGATCGTGGGCGAGGAGCACTACAACACGGCGCGCGAGGTGCAGCGGGTCCTGCAGCGCTACAAGGAGCTTCAGGACATCATCGCCATTCTGGGAATGGACGAGCTGAGCGAAGAGGACAAACTGACCGTGTCGCGGGCGCGGAAGCTGCAGCGGTTCCTCAGCCAGCCGTTCTTCGTCGCGGAGCAGTTCACGGGGCTCGAGGGGCGTTACGTCGAGCTGGCCGACACGATCCGCGGCTTCCGCGAAATCGTCGAGGGGAAGCACGACGATCTGCCCGAGCAGGCCTTCCTGTACGTCGGGACGATCGACGAGGCGGTGGAGAAGGCGAAGAAGATCCGCGAGAGCCAGGCCGCCTGA